In Bradyrhizobium guangdongense, the sequence TCTTCGCTCAGCTTCTTGTTGTTGAGGTTGGCATGCGACCAGGTGTGAGTGCCGACGGTGTGACCGGCCGCGTAGACCTGCTTCAGGATCTCCGGCTCGTAGGTGGCATGCTTGCCGATCGAGAAGAAGATGCCGGTGGTGCACTGGTCGGCGAGCGCCTTCAGCACGGCGGGCGTGTTGCGCGGCCAGGGACCGTCGTCGAAGGTCAGGACGACCTCCTTGTCGCGCAGGAAGTCGAGCTCCTTGAAATGCTCGAAGCCGAAGCCGGGACCGCCTGTCGTGTCGATCTCGACGGTGCGGGCGACGCCGAGCGCATCAGGATTCGTGCAGGCGGCGCGCGTCGGTTGCGGCGCTTGTTGCGGCGGCGGCGGAAAGGCGGCGGATTGTGCCGCGGCGGGCGCTGCGGGTGCCGGAGCCGCAGCTGCGGCCGGCGTTGCCGCCGGTGCGGCTGGCGTCGCGGCCACCGGTTTCGCTGCCGGGGTCTGCGACCATGCCGCGCCTGTCAGCGCAACAGACATCGCGCTTGCCAAAATTAGTCCTACCGCCACACGCATGGTGTTGTCCTCGAGATTGATCCCGTTGTTCCGCCGCGGCTTTTCGCCTCCGGCCGAACCCATCCTGCCCCAGATCATCCTAGCCTAGATGTTGGCCCGTCGCCATTGCAACGGCTGTTTGGCGCTTCGCCGCAATTGTGCCCAAGCCTGTTCGACGAACCGACTGAAGAGCCTACGCGTGCGGCGCATCAACTGTCCGCCAAGGCCCTCGCAATCGCTGTCTTGATGCGGGTGTCGGCAGGCTCAACGGCGGATGGAAATACCTCGGCGATATAGCCGTCGCGGCCAACAAGGTATTTGTGGAAGTTCCAGCGCGGAACCTCCTTCGGTCGTGCCTCAGCGGCCCATTTATAAAACGGATGCGCCTTCGGCCCGACCACGATGGCTTTGGCGGTGATAGGGAAGGTAACTCCGTATTGGTGGTGGGCGGTCTCCGAGATCTCGCTGGCGCCGCCAGGCTCCTGGCCGCCGAAATCGTTTGAGGGCACGCCGATGACGGTGAGACCGCGTTGGCGAAACTCGCTCCAGAGCTCTTGCAGCCCGGCATATTGCGGGGTGTAGCCGCACAGGGAAGCCGTGTTCACGACCAGCATCGGTTTGCCGGTAAAGGCGGCGAGGCGAATGTCGTCGCCGGACAAAGCGGGGAACGAGAAGGCGTAGGCGGAAACCCGGCTCATGCCGCCATCGGCTCGCGCAGACGTGGCCGAGCCGGTCGCCGCGAGAAACGCCGCGCTGAGCATGGTTCTGCGGTTCAGCATGGCGGTGTGCCCCGGATGTGATGGGCGGAGCTTACTCCGCGGACGCGGCCGTCCCGCTCAACACCGCGTTATCTGACGCCGTGATGAGTTCAGTAGAGGCGGACGATGAAATCGGTGCCTTCGCCGGTCTCGCCCTGGTTGATACCCTGATCGGAGACGATGACCGAGCCGCCTGACGTGAGCATCTCGTTGATCTTGGCCATGGCGTCGGCCGGGATGGTGATGCGATCCAGTGCCTCGGCGGGGCTGTCCGGCGTGATCACCGGCTTTGCGGCAACGGGGATCACGGCGGCGCCGCGCTGGCGGCGCACGACGTGGCCATCCTCGTCGCGCGCGGCGGCGCGAACCGAGACGGGCAGTGACACCACCGACCAGTGCAGCGCATTGGGATCGGCCTTGTCGACCTCGGCGGTGAAGACGTGGGTGCCGAGCGGCCGGTCGCTCGCTGCGATCGTCACGGGCACGTCGAACAGCGGCGCAAAGTTCTGCCGGACGTAGAGCTTGGAATCCTTGCGGCTGATGAACACGGCGATCTGGCCGCTCCGCTTCGGTAGATCCGGCTTCACGGACGGTGCGGGATCGGCGACACGGGTCTGGTCTTTCTTCGCGTCCGGCGAAGCCGCTTGCGCCGGGGCTGTTGCCGTCGCGTCGGGTTTCGTCTCGGTCGCCGTGTCAGCCTTGACTGGTTCGGATTTGGCAGGCTCTGAAACGGCGTCCGCCTTCGGTGCGTCGGCCTTCGGCGCATCGGTCGATTCCGGCTTCGCTTCGGTGCTCGCCGTGTCAGTGGCCTTGGTCACCTCGTCCGTCGTGGCCGCTTCCTCGTGGACCGGCGCATTGCCGGTGGTCACGTCCGACATCACGGTATGGCCGACGGTTGAGCGCAGCTCCAGCTCGCCGTCGGCGCTGGCGGTCTTGGTCCCAAGAGATTTGGTCTCGACCGGCTTGGCGTCGGGGGCCTTGGTCTCGGGCGCGCCCTTGTCCGCCTTCTCGCCGACGCTGGTCGTCGGCTCGAGGCTGGCAGCCGGCTGCGGCGGGACGCGCAGCGAGGCGAGCATCGGATGCGAGAAGCTCTGCGGCGTCATCTGGCCGGGCGCAACGATCACGCGTGCGCCCATCTTGGTCCAGTTCCACATCTTCACCGCGAATGCCATCGGCATGCGAATGCAGCCGTGCGAGGCGGGATAGCCCGGCAGCACGCCGGCATGCATGGCGACGCCGGACCAGGTGATCCGCTGCATGTACGGCATCGGCGCGCCGCTATAAATGTTGGAGTGGTGGAATTTGTGCTTCTGGATGACGCTGAACACGCCCATCGGCGTCGAGTGGCCCTTCATGCCGGTCGACACCGGCGATTCCGCGAACACTCCGTTGGCATCGTAGATCGTCACCTTTTGACGGTCGATCGAGACCACGATCACGAGCGGACCTTGCGGCTTGGCGCCGGTCTCCTTCTCGACGACAGCCTCTTTCTTGTTCCTGGCGGCCGCCGGGCCGCGCTTTTGGGGTTTCTGTCGCGGCTCCTCGGGATACCGCTCCTGGCGTCCATAGGATCCGTCGGAATAATCCGACCAATAATAGAAGGCGGCTTCCGCCTGGCTCGCCGTCCCCATCGCGCCTGCTGCAGCCAAAATTGCCACCTGCCACAGCCGTGCCGGCGCGGCAGCAAAACGGGACCCGTTCACGCTATTCATTCCTCGAATCCACAATCCAAATCAGACGTTAGTGTCGCAGAGGGGATACGCGTTCACCACCATGGCGGTTCTGCCATCAGCTACTTTTGTTCAAGACGTAGCAAAAAAGCCTCACGGAGCGGTAAACGGCAGCCGCGGCCTGCTTTTCGTCACCTTCCTGATCTGCCACCTCATGCCTACATTGCCAGGACTTGTTACCGGAGAACTTCATGTCATCTCGTTTCCCCGGTCTTTCCAGCATCCGCTTGAAAGGCCTTGCTTTATTCCTCCTGGCTCTGGTCGTCCCTGTGGCTTCCGCTTCGGCCGCCGATGAGCCCGATCTGATCTTTCGGCGCTCCACGGTTTTCAAATGGATGAGCCCGAATGACAAGCTCGCGACTTATGGGCTCGACGATCCCGAGGTCGAGGGTGTGGCCTGTCATTTCACGGTGCCGGAGAAGGGCGGCTTCAAGGGCTGGCTGGGTCTTGCCGAAGAAGTCTCGGACATCTCGCTCGCCTGCCGTCAGATCGGTCCAATCAAGTTCAAGGACAAGATGGAGCAGGGCGATGACATGTTCCGCAAGCGCCGCTCGATTTTCTTCAAGAAGATGCAGATCGTGCGCGGCTGCGAC encodes:
- a CDS encoding polysaccharide deacetylase family protein, whose amino-acid sequence is MRVAVGLILASAMSVALTGAAWSQTPAAKPVAATPAAPAATPAAAAAPAPAAPAAAQSAAFPPPPQQAPQPTRAACTNPDALGVARTVEIDTTGGPGFGFEHFKELDFLRDKEVVLTFDDGPWPRNTPAVLKALADQCTTGIFFSIGKHATYEPEILKQVYAAGHTVGTHTWSHANLNNKKLSEDQRKEEIEKGISAVKWALGGISPAAFFRFPALQHPPEMVTYLGNRNVAIFSCDIDSFDFKASKPEKVIETVMKGLEKKGKGIILMHDFQKHTAEALPELLNRLKAGGYKIVAMRAKAPVASLPEYDQELMKDVKLPTVSTRPVNSVVTTVSE
- a CDS encoding glutathione peroxidase, with translation MLNRRTMLSAAFLAATGSATSARADGGMSRVSAYAFSFPALSGDDIRLAAFTGKPMLVVNTASLCGYTPQYAGLQELWSEFRQRGLTVIGVPSNDFGGQEPGGASEISETAHHQYGVTFPITAKAIVVGPKAHPFYKWAAEARPKEVPRWNFHKYLVGRDGYIAEVFPSAVEPADTRIKTAIARALADS
- a CDS encoding L,D-transpeptidase gives rise to the protein MNSVNGSRFAAAPARLWQVAILAAAGAMGTASQAEAAFYYWSDYSDGSYGRQERYPEEPRQKPQKRGPAAARNKKEAVVEKETGAKPQGPLVIVVSIDRQKVTIYDANGVFAESPVSTGMKGHSTPMGVFSVIQKHKFHHSNIYSGAPMPYMQRITWSGVAMHAGVLPGYPASHGCIRMPMAFAVKMWNWTKMGARVIVAPGQMTPQSFSHPMLASLRVPPQPAASLEPTTSVGEKADKGAPETKAPDAKPVETKSLGTKTASADGELELRSTVGHTVMSDVTTGNAPVHEEAATTDEVTKATDTASTEAKPESTDAPKADAPKADAVSEPAKSEPVKADTATETKPDATATAPAQAASPDAKKDQTRVADPAPSVKPDLPKRSGQIAVFISRKDSKLYVRQNFAPLFDVPVTIAASDRPLGTHVFTAEVDKADPNALHWSVVSLPVSVRAAARDEDGHVVRRQRGAAVIPVAAKPVITPDSPAEALDRITIPADAMAKINEMLTSGGSVIVSDQGINQGETGEGTDFIVRLY
- a CDS encoding CreA family protein, producing the protein MSSRFPGLSSIRLKGLALFLLALVVPVASASAADEPDLIFRRSTVFKWMSPNDKLATYGLDDPEVEGVACHFTVPEKGGFKGWLGLAEEVSDISLACRQIGPIKFKDKMEQGDDMFRKRRSIFFKKMQIVRGCDAKRNVLVYMVYSDKLIEGSPKNSTSTVPIMPWGPADANVQKCGDFFTQ